The Actinomyces wuliandei genome contains the following window.
CTCCAACGAGCCCGTCGGGCGCTGGGGGCGCGGCTACGGCGGTGACGCAGCCACGGTCGGCGCCCAGGCCGCCGCCTTCGCGGAGGGGATGCGGGCCGCAGGCGTCGTCCCCACCTGCAAACACTTCCCCGGGCTGGGGCGGGTCACCGCCAACACCGACACCGCCGCCGGGGTCACCGACACCGTCACCACCCGCACCCAGGACGAGGCCGTGTCCGTGTTCGCCGGGCTCATCAAGGCGGGTGCCGAGGTCGTCATGATGTCCTCGGCCGTCTACTCCCTCATCGACGACACGGCACCCGCCGTCTTCTCCCCGGTGGTCGTCACCGAGATGCTGCGCGGGGACCTAGGCTTCACCGGGGTCGTCATCACCGACGACCTCTCCGCTGCCGCACAGCTGCAGGAGTGGGACCCCGGGCAGCGGGCGGTGCAGGCGGTGCGAGCCGGCTGCGACCTGGTGCTGGCCTCCGCCGACGCCGCTGCGGCAGCCCCCATGGCCCAGGCCCTCGTCGAGGCCGCCCGGTCCGACCCTGCCCTGGCTGCGCGGGTGGAGGAGTCCGCCCTGCGGGTACTGGCCCTCAAGGACTCGCTGCCAGGAGCGTAGGAGAGTCCCGCCCAGGCGGCTCCACACACGACACCACGTACGGCACCACGTACGGTCCCGCCCGGCTCCCCAGCCCCTCACCCGCATCCTCCTGAGGTAGGAGGATGCGGGGACGGCCTCCCCCTGCCCTGGTAGGAGACGGCTCCCCAGATGCCATGCAAGACTCGCTGGCATGAGTAGTCACAGCTCCCCGGCCTCACCCCCGGCCTCCCCTCTCCTCGCCCCTCACCGCCACGTCGACGACCCCGTCCTGACCGCCCGCGCCCTGACCAAGGTGTACGGCCGTGGCACAGGCGCCGTCACAGCCCTGGACTCTGTGGACGTCGACATCCCCCGCGCCCGCTTCACAGCAGTCATGGGTCCCTCCGGCTCCGGAAAGTCCACCCTCATGCACTGCCTGGCCGGCCTGGACTCGGTGACCTCAGGCACCATCATGCTCGACGGCGACGAGGTCTCCGCCATGAGCCAGCGCCGCCTGACCAGGCTGCGCCGCGAGCGCATCGGCTTCATCTTCCAGTCCTTCAACCTGGTGCCCACGCTCACGGCAGCGGAGAACATCACCCTCCCCCTGGACATCGCCCGCCAGAAGGTGGACAGACAGCGCTTCGACCAGGTGGTGGAGGCCGTGGGCCTGTCCGACCGGCTGTCCCACCGCCCCGCCGAGCTCTCCGGCGGCCAGGTCCAGCGCGTGGCCTGCGCCCGGGCGCTGGTGGGCAAGCCCGCCGTCGTCTTCGCTGACGAGCCCACCGGCAACCTGGACTCCCACTCCACCCAGCAGGTGCTGGCCATCCTGCGCACCAGCGTGGACGAGCTGGACCAGTCCGTGGTCATGGTGACCCACGAGCCGGAGGCGGCCGCCTGGGCCGACACGGTGCTCTTCCTGCGCGACGGCCACGTGGTGGCCGAGCTGGCCGACCCCAGCCGCGACCACGTCCTGGACGCCCTGCGCGAGCTGGGTGAGGACCGGCAGGACCAGGGCGGGAGCCAGGAGCAGCAGAGCCAGGGCCGGGGCAGCCAGCAGGGCGCCACCGGGCCAGCCGACTCAACCGACACGGAGGCCTGATCGCATGGTCCGTGTCGCCTGGCGCTCCGTGCGCGCCCATGCCAGACAGTTCGCCCTCACCGCCCTGGCCGTCGTGCTGGGAGTGGCCTTCCTGTCGGGGACCCTCGCCCTGCGCGGGGTCCTGTCTGACACCTTCTCCGCGCTGACCTCCTCGACCATGACCCACGACCTCTACGTCTCCGGCGAGCCGGTGGAGGGCACCGAGGGGACCGCGTCCTTCGTGACCCAGCCCATCGACTCCTCACTGGCGCAGGCGGTGGGTGAGGTCGACGGCGTCGACGTCACCCACCCGGCCACAAGCCTGACCGGCGTCCTGGTCGCGGCCGACGACACCCCCGTCACCTCCTCCGGCGCCCCCACCCTCCTGCTGCCGATCTTCGACCAGGAGCCCGGGCTGACCTGGGTCCAGGGCCGGGCACCCTCGGGCGAGGGGGAGGTCGTCCTGGAGTCGGCTGCCCTGGAGCGCTCCAGGCTGGCCGTCGGGGACACCACCCGTGTCGTCATCCAGGGCGAGCCCCGGGAGGTCAGGGTCGTCGGTGAGTTCACCTACGGCACCTCCATGGCGGGAGCCACCCTGGTGGGCATGGACGACGACTGGCTCATGCCCCTGGCCGCCCCGGACGGCCAGGTCTCCCAGATCGCCGTCACAATCGAGGACGGGGCCTCAGCCACCGAGGTCAGGGATGCCATCGCCGAGGTCCTGCCCGAGGGCGTGCGCGTCCAGACCCGCCAGGAGAGCATCGACGAGCAGAACGAGTACATCGAGTCGCTCCTGGGCTTCGCCCAGACCTTCCTGCTGGTCTTCGTGGTGCTGGCCATGTTCGTGGGCTCCTTCATCATCATGAACTCCTTCGCCATGAGCGTGCGCCAGCGCCAGAAGGAGTTCGCCCTCCTGCGGGCGGTGGGTGCCTCCCCGGCCTCCGTGTTCGGCACGGTGTTCCTCCAGGCCGTCGTCACCGGCCTGGTCGGCTCCCTCCTGGGTGTGGCCGCAGGCGCCGGGCTGCTCCAGGGCATCGTGGCCCTGCTGGAGGCCACGGGTATGCCGCTGACCGACGGGATCTCCATGTCAGGCGGGGTCATCACCACCTCTGTCGCGGTGGGGCTGCTGGTCACCGTGGTGGGCGCCCTGCTGCCCGCCCGCGACGCCGCTCTGACCCACCCTGTGGAGGCGATGCGCGACGTGTCCGGGGCACGGGAGAAGTCCCTGGTGCTGCGCACCGTCATCGGCGGCCTCCTCCTGGCGGCCGGCGCAGCGGCTGTGGCGGCCGCCTGGGCCAACGACGGCCTGGAGCAGCGCACCCTGGTGCTGGGGCTGGGGGCCGGCGGGGTCATCCTGGGGCTCCTGACGGTCTCCCCGGTGCTGGCACGGCCCGTCGTCTCCGTCCTGGGGCTGCCCTTCCGGGTGCTGCGGCCCTCCGGGCGCCTGGCGGTGCGCAACATCATCCACAACCCCCGGCGCACCGCCAACACCTCTGGCGCCCTCATGGTGGGGATGGCCCTGGTGTGCGCGGGGGCGACGATAGCGGCCTCCACGGACTCCTCGGTGTCAGACACGGTCAACAACTCGATGAAGGCCGACTTCCTCATCCAGCCCGCCTCAGCCGCGACCGTCTCCGCCCAGATCCCCTCCGGTATCGCCACCGACCTGGGCGAGATCGACGGGGTGGCGGGCACGGCGCCCTTTGTCTACGCCTCGGTGTCAGCCACTGCGGAGGACAGCTTCCAGGAGCCGATGGCCGGGCTCAACGTCTCCGACTCCCTCGCCTTCCTGGAGGCCTACGACCTGGCAGTCACCGAGGGGGACGTGGCCGACCTGGACGCCACCCACGTGGCCGCCTACGAGTCCACCAACCTGCACGTGGGGGACACAGTCACCCTGACCGGCCCCGTAGGGTCGGTGGAGGCCACCGTGGCGGCGGTCATCAACCCGCAGGGCATCTCCGGCAGCTTCAGCGCGCCTCCCGAGCTGGCCGTACAGCTAGGTTCCTGGACGGGGGCGCTGCCCACCGACCCCGATCAGGTCCTGGCCTCCCCCTCCGGCACCTTCCTCACCCTGGAGGAGGGGGCAGACGCGGACCAGGTGCGCCGCGAGGCCGAGGACATCCTGGCTCCCACCTACCAGTACGCGGTGCTGGACGCCGACGAGCTCTCTGACATGGTTGGCCAGCAGGTCAACCAGATCCTCGCCGTCCTCTACGGCCTGCTAGGACTGTCGATCGTCATCGCCGTCCTGGGCATCGTCAACACCCTGGTGCTCTCGGTGACGGAGCGCACTCGGGAGATCGGCCTCATGCGCGCCGTCGGCCTGGGCCGCGCCCAGCTGGGCGGGGAGATCATGGTGGAGTCGGTGCTCACCTCCCTGTACGGCACGGTCGTGGGCGGTGCTGCCGGGCTGCTGCTGGCTGCGGCCCTGCGGGCCGTCCTGGAGGACGACGGGCTGACGACCCTGACCGTCCCCTGGGGACAGGTGGTGGGGATGCTGGTCCTGTCCGTGGTGGTCGGCGTCGTGGCCGCCGTGTGGCCCGCGATGAGGGCCTCCCGCCTGCCGGTCCTGGACGCCATCGCCACGGAGTAGGAGGACGAGTAAGAGGAAGAACCACGGGACCCTGACGGCTGCCACGCCAACCCGACGGCCGTCCCACGAGGGGGCGGGCTCAGCCCGCCCCCTCGTCCTGCCCCGGGGGAGAGAGGTCCTGCCCCTGGACCTGCAGAGAAGATCCCTAGGATCTGAGGTGCGGGAACCACCGCCAAGGACGCTGGAAAGGCTGGAAACATGGAACACGCCGGGAAGAGCACCGAGAAAGACTTCTCCAACGACGAGGTCGCCGACGACGGGAACGAGCGGGAGGTCTGGGAGTACGGGGACGAGTGCCGGACTGCCTTCTGGGCACAGTACGGGGAGGTCTCGCCCATGGCCTACTTTGGACCGACCAACGGGTTCATGTCGCCGTGGCCAGGCAAGGCGGAGAACTTTGTCCCCGTGTGGCTGCCCGACTCCACTATCGTCACGACCAGCGGCCTGTCCTCCCCCTGGTCCGAAGAGGGTGGCGACCCCGGTGAGGGCCTTGAGTTCTACATTGACTCCCCCCGGCTGGCAGGTATCACGCTTGAGGACATCGCGACAACCTGGGAGCTGGTCCTGCTCATGCTGGTTGTCTCCCACCAGGCAGGGCAGAACTACCGCCCAACCTATGACCACCACGGCTGCCTGACGCTTTCAGGCATTACCGACACAGGTATCCCTGAGGACTGGCTGGACGAGGACGGAGGCCTGGGAGTGCTCCTGGGGGCCTCCGCAGGAACCAGACCGGACTACATCAAGATGTTCGGCGACACCTCGGCCGTACGCCTCATATCGGTAGCCCCGCTACGACCCAGCGAGCTAGCCGAGATACACCGCACCGGCAGGCGCCGGGAGGCCGGACAGATACTGACAGCCTCCCCCTACCGCAACCAGGTCCACCTCGACCGTCCGCTCCTCCTCGACCGCCTGTAGCACCTACCGGGCAACGCGTCGGATATCACGAGGCCGTCACCACCACAGCACACCCTGCTGAGGTAACCTGCCAGCCTCATGCCCTCTCTGACCTCCGTCCTCCCTGCACCTGACGCCCCCCTGCCTCAGCCGCCCGTCACCGGAGCCGCCGCCCTCATGCGGTGGCTCCTGCGCCGGGCAGCCGTCCCCATCACCATCGGCGCCCTGGCAGCCACAGTCTCCAACGTCATCCAGGCCATCGTGCCCGCCTTCCTGGGGGCGGCCCTGGACTCCGGTATTGAGGACGGCCTCAACACCCGGGTCTGGGGCATCGGCCTGCTGCTCCTGGTGCTGTTCGTCGTCTACGCCGTCGGGGACACCGGCATGTCCTACTTTGGTGTCATCGCCTCCATGCGCACCACCTTTGACGTGGACAGACTAGTAGGCCGCCAGGTCTCCATCACAGGCAGCTCCCTGCCCCGCCAGGCCTCCACCGGCGAGGTCGCCTCCATCGTCGCCTCCGACGCCCAGTACCTGGGGCAGCTCGTCAACTCCGTGCCCCAGCTGGTTGGCGCAGGGCTCAGCTTTGCCGTGGTCGCCGTCCTCATGCTGAGGACCTCCGTGCTCCTGGGGACCATTGTCATTGTCGGTATGCCCCTGGTGGCCTGGGTCGTCACCCTGGTCATCAGGCCGCTCCAGCGCCGCCAGGCCGTCCAGCGCGAGGCCCAGGCCCAGGTCACCACGGTGACCACGGACACCGTGGCGGGCCTGCGCATCCTGCGCGGTATCGGCGGGGAGGAGGTCTTCGCCCGGCGCTACCGGGACGCCTCCCAGGAGCTGCGCCGCCGGGGTGTGGACGTGGCCCGCCCCCAGTCGCTCCTCATGAGCCTCCAGGTCCTCCTGCCCGGCCTGTTCGTGGCCATGGTCGTGTGGGTGGCCGCGCGCATGGCAGTCTCGGGCACCATCACCGCCGGGGAGCTGGTGACCTTCTACGGCTACACCGCCTACCTGGCGTGGCCGCTGACGGTCTTCTCCATGGCCGTACAGAACTTCACCCGGGCGGTGGTGGGGGCACGCCGTCTGGCCCGCCTGCTGCACGTCACCCCGGCCGCCGGGGCCGTCCCCGAGCGGCTGGACCTCGACCCCTCCCACGGCGAGCAGGTCAGCGGGGACCTGGTGGACTCCGCCAGCGGGGTGCGCCTGGCCCAGGGGCGGATGACCGCTGTGGTGGCCTCCGACCCGGACGTCTCCGCCGGGCTGGCCACCCGCCTGGGCCGCTTCACCGACACCGGACCAGCCGTGACCCTGGCCGGGCGGCCCCTGACGGACATGCCGCTGGAGAAGGTGCGGGCCAGCGTCGTCGTCTCCGGGGCCACGGCCCAGCTGTTCACCGGCACCCTGCGCGAGGCCCTGGACGTGCGCGGTGGCCCCCTCCCCCAGCCGGTGGACGTGCGCACCCTCGTCCAGGCTGAGGCGCGCCGGGAGGGTGTGGCCGACGTCGACCAGCAGGTGCGCCCCCAGCCCCGTCACGTCCCGGGCGACGAGCGCCTGGAGGCGGCTGTCGAGGTTGCTGACGCCGCCGACGTGCTCACCTCCTTGGAGGAGGGCCTGGCCGGGATGATCACGGAGAAGGGCCGCTCGCTGTCCGGCGGCCAGCGACAGCGGGTGGCCCTGGCCCGCGCCCTGCTCACCGAGGCACCCACCCTGGTGCTCATCGAGCCGACCTCCGCCCTGGACTCCCACACGGAGTCCCGCGTGGCCCAGCGCGTGTCCACGGCCCGGCGGGGCCGGACCACGGTGGTGGTCACTGCCTCCCCCCTGGTCCTGGAGGCCTGCGACGAGGTGGTCCTGCTCGGTGAGGACGGCACGCAGCGCCTGCGCTCCACCCACCGTGACCTGCTGGCCCGCGCCCGGGCCGGGGAGCCCGCCGCCCAGGACTACCGCCGGATCGTGGCCCGGGCCACCGGCGAGGAGGTGAGCCGCTGATGGCGCTGCCCGTCGCGCCCGGCCGGGTGGCCATGCGCAAGACCTTCGGGATCATGGCCTCCTACCGCTGGCGCTTCGTGGTCGCGCTGATCCTGCAGGTCCTGGGGATCCTGGCCCCCCTGGTGGCACCCCAGCTGCTGGGGCGCCTGGTCTCGCGGGTGTCTGCCGGCACTGCGGACCGAGGCTACGTGGACCTGGTGGTCCTGGTCATCGTCGTCGTCACGCTCGTGGGGGCCGTGGTCAACCGCTACGCCCAGATGTACGCCCGCACCCTGGGGGAGTCGGTCTTCGCCGACCTGCGTGAGCGCATGATGGGGCGGGTGGTGCGCCTGCCGCTGAGCGCGGTGGAGACTGCGGGCACCGGGGACCTGGTGGGGCGCACCACCAACGACGTCTCCCGCATCGAGTTCCTGGTGCGCGTGGGCATCCCCCAGATCATGGTCTGCACGGTGACGATCGTCTTCACCGTGGTGGCTGCCGCCGTGTCCAGCCCACTGCTGGCCCTGGGGCTGCTGGTGATCGCCCCCCCGGTGTGGGCGATGATGAGCTGGTACCTGCCGGTGTCCGTGCCCGCCTACCGCGCGTCCTCGGCGGCCTACGCACGGCTCAACGGGACGGTCTCGGAGACGGTGGACCACGCCGAGACGGTGGACGCCCTGGGCATGGGCGCCCGCCGGGAGGCCACCATCCTCACTGCGGTCACGGAGGCCTGGTCCCTGGACCGCTACACCGCAGCCCTGCGGGTGCGCCTGTTCATGGTGCTCGACGTCGCCTGGCGGGCGCCGGTGGTGGTCATCCTCCTGTGGGGCGGGTTCCTGGCCTCACGCGGCTACACCTCCCTGGGGGCGATCACCACGGTCAGCCTCTACGCCATGGAGCTGCGCAGGCCGGTGGGCCAGCTCATGTTCTGGATCGACCAGGTCCAGATCGCCCAGGCGTCCCTGTCACGCATCCTCGGGGTGGAGGAGGTTCCCGACGACCGCACCCCCACCGGGCAGCAGCCTGCGGACCGGCGTGTCCGTCTCAGAGACGTGCGCTTCTCCTACCGGGAGGGAACGGAGGTGCTCCACGGCATCAGCCTGGACCTGGTCCCCGGTGAGCGCCTGGCGGTAGTCGGCCCCTCCGGCTCGGGCAAGTCCACGCTGGGGCGGATGCTGGCGGGCATCAACCCGCCCACCTCTGGAGAGGTGACGGTAGGAGGCGTGCCCCTGACCAACCTGAGTGAGGAGGAGCTGCGGCGCAACGTCGCGCTGATCACCCAGGAGCACCACGTGTTCGTGGGCTCGGTGGCCGACAACGTGCGGCTGGGCAGCCCGCAGGCCGACGACGCGACGATCCGGGGCGCCATTGAGGCGATCGGGGCCAGCAGCTGGGTGGAGGCACTGCCCCAAGGGATGGACACGATGGTGGGCTCGGGCCACCTGACCCTGAGCCCTGCGCAGGCCCAGGAGCTCGCCCTGGCCCGGCTGGTGCTGCTGGACCCGCACACGCTGGTCCTGGACGAGGCCACCTCCCTGCTGGACCCCCACGCCGCCCGCGCCCTGGAGCGGACCCTGTCCACCGCCCTGGCGGGGCGCACCGTGGTGGAGGTGGCCCACCGTCTCTACACCGCCCAGGACGCCGACCGGGTGGCCGTGGTCATGGACGGGCGCGTCGTCGAGCTGGGCACCCACGAGGAGCTGGTGGCCCTGGGCGGGGAGTACGCCAACCTGTGGCAGGCCTGGAGCCAGGAGTGAGCCCTGGAACCACGTGCCGCAACACCTGCCAGGAGCCGCGTGGAGCCGACAGGCTGTCCCGCCAGGCCGCCCTCATCACCACTCATCACTGTCGGCGCTGACTCCGAAAGGCCTCCGCCGGTAACCCTCTCTGGCTGCCGGGGCAGCACAGCGAGATCACCGCGAGGTCTCGGATACGCACATGCTCGACCTGCTCTGCCGTCAGCACGGCCCTCGCTCACACCGATACCTGGCAGGATGTCGGCACATACGCCCCCAGAGGCAGCCGTCGATAGTGCACGGATCCGTGCACTACAAAGTATGCAGGGATGTCGCTGGCTCCCGGCACGCTCAGGCTCGGGCCTCGAACTGTTCGGCCTGTCAGAAGTACTCAGCCTGCCGTTTGGGTAACGGAGCCCTTGGCCCAGTAGACTGGAGACAGGTCACCCTGTGGGAGGTAACGTCAGCATAGAGGAGGAGAGGTACGCCGTGACACGTCCAAGTGAACGGCCGACCCCTGAGCAGGTTGAGCGTGCCGAGGAGCAGATCGTCGAGCAGTCCAAGCGGATCGACTTCTACATCACCGAGTACTCCGTGGAGATTCTGGCCCAGAAGGTTCCGGGACGACGAGTACGTCATCCCGGACTACCAGCGGGAGTTCACCTGGGAGGACCACCGCAAGTCTCGCTTCATCGAGTCCCTGATCATGGGGCTGCCCATCCCCTTCATCTTCTTCTGGGAGATGCCTGACGGCAGGCTTGAGATCGTGGACGGGTCCCAGCGCCTTAGAACGCTCAACGAGTTTATCTACGGAGGATTCCGGCTCGGGGAGCTTGAGGCCCTGACCCACCTGTCAGGGCTCCGGTTCGGCGACCTGCTGGAGTCAAGGCGGCGCAAGATCCGGAACCGGTCCATTCGCGGAATTGTCCTGAACGAGCACGCCGACGAGGCGGCACGGCTGGACATGTTCGACCGCATCAACACAACCGCCAAGATCGCCAACAGCGCCGAGATACGCCGAGGAGCGCTTGCCGGGCCGTTCATGGACATGGTGACAGAACTCGCTCAGCTCCCGATCTTGACCGACCTTGCCCCCATGCCCGCCAAGACCAGGAAGGAGCGCGGGCACGAGGAGCTTGTGACGCGCTTCTTTGCCTACGGCGACGGGCTAGAGGAGTACCGGGACCGTCCCGCCGATTTTATCTTCTCCTACTCGAAGAAGATGAATAAAGAGTTTGAGGCTGACCCGGCGCTGGCAGACAGTTATCGTGAGTGGTTCATGACAGTCATGAGCTTTGTCTCACGCAACTTTCCATTTGGATTCAAAAGGACAGAGAAAGGTAAGTTCACTCCTCGGGCGCGATTCGAGGCCATTGCGGTTGGGTCTGCGCGCGCACTGGCGGAGGAGCCGGCTCTTGCAGAGGCTGCCGCCGAGGATACTGGTGTCTCCTCCTGGATCGACGGGAGAGAGTTCCAGAAGATCACCAGCGCTGACGGCGCGAACGCGAAGGCGCGCCTCAACGGGAGGATCGACTTCGTGAAAGACAGGCTGGTGAGCCGTGGCGACTACTGAACTCGTCCGGTTCTTCGAGGAGCGGCACGACGAGATCAAGGAGTACGTGTCGTTCTTGCAGAACCTGGAGAAGGCCGCGCAAGGAGGGGCACCACGGCTCCGTGGGACAGGTGCGCAGATCACGACCACGCAGACGAGGATCCTGAGCTCGAGCCTCTATCTTCAGCTCTACAACCTGGTTGAGGCCACCGTGGTTCGGTGCCTTGAGGAAGTTGCGGCCGCAACTGAGAAGGCTGGGTGCCGTCCCGGTGACCTGAGTGATGAGTTGAGAACCCAGTGGGTGCGCTCCGTCGCACGTACCCACATCAACGACCTCACTCCCGAGAAAAGACTGGAAGCCGCCCTGGATCTGTGCAACCATCTCTTGGGGCAGGAGCCGGTCAAGGGCTTCAAGATCGACCCCGGCGGAGGAGGAAACTGGGACGACGACTCCATCAGAAGGCTCTGTGAGCGCATTGGTTGCAAGCTGGTGATCTCCCCGGACGTCTTCCAGGAGGCCAAGCGCAACATCAGACACAACATGGGCGCGCTCAAACTCGTCAAGGACCGTCGTAACAGGCTCGCGCACGGCTCGTTGTCCTTTGTTGACTGCAGTGACGGCGTGGCAGTCAGCGAGCTCAAGAAGGTTGCTGATGCGGTCGGTGGCTACCTCCGGGAGGCCGTTGACTGCTTCGAGGCCTTTATCAGGTGTGAGATCTCGGATAGGGGTGACCCTGCGAAGAAGAAGAAGGGGGTACTCATCTCGTGAGGCAGAAAGGAGGCACTCCCTCGATCCGTGCTGTCGACCTGTTCTGCGGAGTCGGCGGGCTCACCCACGGACTCGCGCGGGCCGGCATTGAGGTCGTAGCCGGGGTCGACATTGATCCCGCATGCAGGTACCCCTACGAGGCCAACAACAAGGCAAGGTTCATTGAGAGGGACGTGAATGACCTTGATGCCTCGGAGATAGGAGATCTCGTCAACGGGTCTGGGCTCAGCCTGATTGCGGGGTGTGCGCCCTGCCAGCCGTTCTCGACATACAGCCGCTCTGGCCGCGGCAAGAGGCGCGGTAACGACTGGCAGCTGGTTGAGGTATTCGGCAGGCTGGTGAAAGAGGTCCAGCCTGACATCGTGACGATGGAGAACGTCCCGCAGCTGCTGGACCATCCAGTATTTAGCCGGTTCGTGGAGGACTTGAGTGGCTACTCGGTCGGGTGGTCCGTGGTCCAGGCTGCCCGTATCGGTGTCCCGCAGACAAGAAAACGTCTTGTCCTGATCGCCTCAAGGCTCGGCGGCGCCGGCCTTGCCCTCCCGCAGGACGAGCAGGAGACAAGGACAGTGCGTCAGGCTATCGGGGGGGCTCCGCCCCATCAGGGCTGGCGAGTCGGACCCCGAGGACCGGTTGCACGTCGCCTCTCGGCTGAGCAGGGTGAACCTGGAGCGGATACGTCACTCGAAGCCGGGGGGGACGTGGCGTGACTGGCCCGAGGAGCTCCGGGCCGCGTGCCACCGCAGGACCAGTGGTGCGACCTACCCGAGCGTGTACGGACGCATGTCCTGGGACGAGGCGAGCCCAACCATCACCACTCAGTGCTTCGGCTACGGGAACGGACGTTTCGGCCACCCTGAGCAGGACCGGGCCATCTCGCTACGTGAGGCTGCTGTCCTGCAGACCTTCCCACCTAGATACAAGTTCGTGCGACCAGA
Protein-coding sequences here:
- a CDS encoding DNA cytosine methyltransferase, coding for MRQKGGTPSIRAVDLFCGVGGLTHGLARAGIEVVAGVDIDPACRYPYEANNKARFIERDVNDLDASEIGDLVNGSGLSLIAGCAPCQPFSTYSRSGRGKRRGNDWQLVEVFGRLVKEVQPDIVTMENVPQLLDHPVFSRFVEDLSGYSVGWSVVQAARIGVPQTRKRLVLIASRLGGAGLALPQDEQETRTVRQAIGGAPPHQGWRVGPRGPVARRLSAEQGEPGADTSLEAGGDVA
- a CDS encoding DNA cytosine methyltransferase, which codes for MNLERIRHSKPGGTWRDWPEELRAACHRRTSGATYPSVYGRMSWDEASPTITTQCFGYGNGRFGHPEQDRAISLREAAVLQTFPPRYKFVRPDEPVRFSVLGRLIGNAVPVRLGEVVGRTIVSHVRTGSPSGRAVGAQ